TTTTGGTTAGGTTACGCATACTTTTTATTTCCATGTTTAAAGGAACGTCTATAGTTTAGACCAATGGTGCATCGGCGTCTAGGTGATAACTCTTTACAGGTGAGAACCACAGCGAGGGATACTTTGCGTCCGTCAGGTCAAAGTCGGAGCTGATGTCGACCTTGTTGCGCTTCTGCACCAGCGTGTAGTGCGACCACACCAACTGAGCACAGCGCCGCTTGGGTGAGTGTGTGATGCGCAGCTCGATCAGAAACTGTGTGGTGTTCGAGTCCTCGTCCAACGGCATGACGCTGCCACGTCTCTGGCGCATATGCCCAGTGGTGCCCCTTGTCTGtgacgacttctgcaggaccAGCGTTACTGTGTTGCCAAACAGCCGGTAGCGTCCACGCAGAACATCTGGGCGTATGTTGTGCAAGTTCCGAATCTTGGTGACTCCCTGGGATGGCTCGTCGGCGCTCGTCATCATCAGAACCTTGCCATCGGGCATGAATCGAATATACCGGTAATATTCCACAAGCTGTACAGGTCGATAGAATTGGTCCTGAAAACTGTTCTCGCCCATTCGCAGGTACGTGGTTTTGCTAATATAACATCCGCTGAAATTAACTCTCTCCCGACGAATAAACATGTCGCGCCAGGAGCTGTAGACGGTTGTATTCTCCGAATCCTGGGCATCTAAAGTACCAGTGCTGTGGCCCCAAACTCTGCGAAGTAAGAGATTAATATATACAAGAATACAATTAGTATATGCAGGGGAAGGACCTACTTAACACATGCCAGTCGCCAAAGCTCCTCCTCTCGTGCATACACGTAGAAGCCTTTGCAGACAGCGGAGCATTGTTCTAGTGAGCCCATATCCAGCTGTGAAGATACAACCCAGCGCAGGATTCGCATCACAATCTCGGG
This region of Drosophila miranda strain MSH22 chromosome 2, D.miranda_PacBio2.1, whole genome shotgun sequence genomic DNA includes:
- the LOC108154246 gene encoding F-box only protein 9, producing MSEVDSDTEGQGQGVSALDTFRESWQRELQVQAELTQVDAGSTVPGHGHASEADLLQAKAESLYRTAVQLEQRGKVYDAIPFYRKATQIVPDIEFKFYEQQKLNNEASKKYNNLASDFAKQLDLGQPQSEGIEGGDKLIENLYEKFQHDLSQENVYNGKLMASSRDPGVISTGLHISDLPPEIVMRILRWVVSSQLDMGSLEQCSAVCKGFYVYAREEELWRLACVKVWGHSTGTLDAQDSENTTVYSSWRDMFIRRERVNFSGCYISKTTYLRMGENSFQDQFYRPVQLVEYYRYIRFMPDGKVLMMTSADEPSQGVTKIRNLHNIRPDVLRGRYRLFGNTVTLVLQKSSQTRGTTGHMRQRRGSVMPLDEDSNTTQFLIELRITHSPKRRCAQLVWSHYTLVQKRNKVDISSDFDLTDAKYPSLWFSPVKSYHLDADAPLV